One window from the genome of Cryptomeria japonica chromosome 6, Sugi_1.0, whole genome shotgun sequence encodes:
- the LOC131069847 gene encoding tubulin alpha-6 chain, with amino-acid sequence MREIINIHIGQAGIQVGNTCWELFCLEHDIQPDGFMSSDEMIRGINHAHSTFFSETGRGKYIPRALFVDLEPTVIDEIRTGPYRQLFHPEHLISGKEDAANNFARGHYTVGRDALDTCLDQIRKLCDNCSSLQGFLVFNAVGGGTGSGLGSLLLEHLSIEYGRKSKLGFTIYPSPQVSTAVVEPYNSVLSTHSLLEHTDVAVLLDNEAIYDICKRCLNIERPSYQNLNRLVSQVISSITTSLRFPGALNVDITEFQTNLVPFPRIHFMLSSYAPIVSKEKAFHETLTVKEITNSVFEANSMMAKCDPRKGKYMACCLMYRGDVVPKDVNGAVSSIKAKRTVQFVDWCPTGFKCGINYQPPTVVPGGDLAKVARGVCMISNNSAVAEVFSRIDHKFDLMFAKRAFVHWYVGEGMEEGEFSEAREDLAALERDYGEVAADDLDADGEEGDEDF; translated from the exons ATGAGagagattataaatattcatataGGACAGGCTGGAATCCAAGTGGGAAACACTTGCTGGGAACTATTTTGTTTAGAGCATGACATTCAACCTGATGGTTTCATGTCTAG CGATGAGATGATCAGGGGAATAAACCATGCACATAGCACTTTCTTTAGTGAAACTGGACGTGGAAAGTATATTCCCAGAGCTCTGTTTGTTGATCTTGAACCAACAGTCATCGATGAGATTAGAACAGGGCCATATAGGCAACTGTTCCACCCTGAACATCTTATTTCTGGAAAGGAAGATGCAGCTAACAACTTTGCTCGAGGCCATTATACTG TGGGCAGAGATGCATTAGATACTTGTCTAGACCAAATAAGGAAGCTCTGTGACAATTGCAGCAGTTTGCAAGGGTTTTTAGTTTTCAATGCTGTTGGAGGAGGTACTGGGTCTGGACTAGGATCATTACTCCTGGAACATCTTTCTATTGAATACGGCCGAAAATCAAAGCTAGGATTTACTATATATCCTTCTCCTCAG GTTTCCACTGCTGTTGTAGAACCATATAACAGTGTACTTTCAACTCATTCTCTATTGGAGCACACGGATGTGGCAGTACTTCTTGACAATGAAGCCATTTATGACATATGCAAGCGATGTCTGAACATAGAAAGACCTTCGTATCAAAACTTGAACAGACTTGTGTCACAAGTTATATCTTCAATAACAACCTCTTTGCGGTTTCCAGGAGCCTTAAATGTTGATATAACTGAATTTCAAACAAACCTTGTCCCTTTCCCTAGGATTCATTTTATGCTTTCGTCATATGCGCCAATAGTATCTAAAGAGAAAGCCTTTCACGAAACTTTGACAGTGAAGGAGATTACTAATTCTGTGTTCGAGGCCAATAGCATGATGGCCAAATGTGATCCCAGGAAAGGGAAATACATGGCCTGCTGCTTAATGTATAGAGGGGATGTGGTGCCAAAGGATGTTAATGGAGCAGTTTCATCAATCAAAGCAAAACGCACTGTACAATTTGTAGACTG GTGTCCAACAGGTTTCAAATGCGGAATAAATTACCAGCCACCTACAGTTGTACCTGGAGGAGACCTAGCTAAAGTTGCAAGGGGCGTATGCATGATCAGCAACAATTCAGCAGTTGCAGAGGTATTCTCCCGCATTGATCATAAATTTGATCTAATGTTTGCCAAGCGTGCTTTTGTCCACTGGTATGTTGGTGAAGGCATGGAAGAAGGTGAATTTTCTGAAGCCAGGGAGGACTTGGCCGCTTTAGAAAGGGACTACGGAGAAGTCGCTGCAGATGATTTAGATGCTGACGGTGAGGAAGGAGATGAAGATTTTTGA
- the LOC131069814 gene encoding uncharacterized protein LOC131069814: MLENKRLSASPRKGKRKLEEGEPNKEEATSRKKSKSATGVKAHEEKNDTEETEKEGSEMETDELEGEDNYKDEDLGAEDEEGENESDNDSPIYSATPSNDNNQPMVRLEELRKKKEQDVINFSIDTLSSLIPGTNLPSTDSSLAKLKLLCTIVDDQVQSLEDAAQISAEKKHEKDLKVSLVKKMDAHRAKLLKQKDDISSAMGFSKVLTELGSYYCITGDEHYRCNGRIILSDEDQE; this comes from the exons ATGCTAGAAAACAAAAGGCTATCTGCTTCTCcaaggaaaggcaagagaaagctggAGGAAGGGGAACCCAACAAGGAGGAGGCTACCTCTAGGAAAAAAAGCAAGAGTGCCACTGGGGTGAAAGCccatgaagagaagaatgacacAGAGGAAACTGAAAAAGAGGGTAGTGAAATGGAAACAGATGAGTTAGAGGGTGAGGACAACTATAAAGATGAGGATCTGGGTGCAGAGGATGAAGAAGGCGAGAACGAGTCTGACAATGATAGCCCAATTTATAGTGCTACTCCTAGCAACGACAACAACCAACCTATG GTcagattggaagaactgaggaaaaagaaagaacaagatgtcattaATTTTTCTATTGACACTCTTTCCAGTCTAATCcccggtactaaccttcccagtaccgattcctcgctAGCTAAGCTAAAACTTCTTTGCAcaatagtagatgatcaagtgcaatccTTAGAAGATGCTGCCCAGATTTCTgcagagaagaagcatgaaaaagatCTGAAAGTTTCATTAGTAAAGAAAATGGATGCACACAGAGCAAAACTGCTTAAGCAAAAGGAtgatataagttcagctatgg GTTTTTCAAAAGTGCTTACTGAACTTGGAAGCTATTACTGTATCACAGGAGATGAGCactatcgatgcaatggaagaattatccTTTCAGATGAAGACCAAGAGTGA